A stretch of Gammaproteobacteria bacterium DNA encodes these proteins:
- a CDS encoding glycosyltransferase family 9 protein, with product MPTSLFALPDAPRAILLVRLSARGDVLLASPVVQALRRRYPKAHIAWAVESHARSMIEHHEDLDEIIVWDRAAWKSMIRAGRWGALWRAFRELRARLRAPGFDIALDLQGLLRSGWVAWLSGARVRIGLGSKEGSWMLMTGTVPRHGTAPGSTSLQYPYFADALGLPDDALALHLVLSDGEEDFAARFIADHGLEGGYAALAPFTTRPQKHWFEDRWGEIAGRIRAELGLPVVILGGPADREAARRIAAAGVEPKGPGRASGVPEDRRAGDETTGSGSPPLIIDLTGRTRLGEAAAVVRHAGLFLGVDTCLSHVSVAFRRPSVLLFGSNIPYREAPHARARIALELQPCAPCGNRPTCDGAFWCMQALEVDEVFDLARTVAQQR from the coding sequence GTGCCAACCTCGCTGTTCGCGCTTCCCGACGCCCCCCGGGCCATCCTTCTCGTGCGCCTCAGCGCGCGCGGTGACGTGCTGCTGGCATCGCCCGTAGTCCAGGCTCTGAGGCGCCGCTATCCGAAGGCGCACATCGCGTGGGCGGTGGAATCCCACGCCCGCAGCATGATCGAACATCACGAGGATCTCGACGAAATCATCGTCTGGGACCGCGCCGCGTGGAAGAGCATGATCCGGGCCGGACGCTGGGGGGCGCTCTGGCGTGCGTTTCGGGAACTTCGCGCGAGGCTTCGGGCGCCCGGATTCGATATCGCTCTCGATCTGCAGGGGCTCCTGCGCAGCGGATGGGTGGCGTGGCTCTCGGGCGCCCGCGTGCGCATCGGGCTGGGCTCGAAGGAGGGCAGCTGGATGCTGATGACCGGCACCGTCCCCCGCCACGGCACGGCCCCCGGGAGCACCAGCCTGCAGTACCCCTACTTCGCGGACGCCCTCGGGCTCCCAGACGACGCGCTGGCGCTGCACCTGGTCCTCAGCGACGGGGAGGAGGACTTCGCGGCACGCTTCATCGCCGACCATGGTCTGGAGGGAGGCTACGCGGCGCTCGCCCCCTTCACCACCCGGCCCCAGAAGCACTGGTTCGAGGACCGCTGGGGCGAGATCGCCGGGCGAATCCGTGCGGAATTGGGCCTGCCCGTGGTCATTCTGGGCGGACCTGCGGATCGCGAAGCCGCGCGGCGCATCGCCGCCGCCGGTGTGGAGCCCAAGGGACCGGGTCGAGCCAGCGGCGTACCGGAGGATAGGCGGGCGGGAGACGAGACCACGGGCTCCGGCTCGCCTCCCCTGATCATCGACCTGACCGGCCGCACGCGCCTCGGCGAAGCGGCGGCCGTGGTGAGGCACGCCGGGCTCTTCCTCGGCGTGGACACCTGCCTTTCGCACGTCTCGGTCGCGTTCCGCCGGCCCTCCGTCCTCCTCTTCGGATCCAACATCCCCTATCGCGAAGCACCGCACGCGCGGGCCCGCATCGCGCTGGAGCTCCAGCCCTGCGCGCCCTGCGGCAACCGGCCAACCTGCGACGGCGCCTTCTGGTGCATGCAGGCGCTCGAAGTGGACGAGGTGTTCGACCTGGCGAGAACGGTGGCCCAACAGCGCTGA